One genomic region from Mesorhizobium terrae encodes:
- a CDS encoding phosphomannomutase/phosphoglucomutase, whose protein sequence is MTFRIVAEAKPNTFAFETSALVKPSGFREYDARWWLGHPGSTQQPELNLVGVQALGMGLGTLIRRLGAGPYIVTGHDFRSYSLSIKLALISGLMAAGARVKDIGLALSPMAYFAQFALDTPSVAMVTASHNENGWTGVKMGAQRPLTFGPEEMSALKAIVLSGDFDLVGGGSYEFVADFRAAYIDDLVAGGRIARRLKVVAACGNGTAGAFAPEVLERIGCEVIPLDVELDHSFPRYNPNPEDMKMLHAIRDKVLETGADVGLGFDGDGDRCGVVDNEGNEIFADKVGVMLARDFSGQHPGSTFVVDVKSTGLFNTDAVLRANGAKTDYWKTGHSYIKRRVAELGAIAGFEKSGHFFFNPPIGRGYDDGLVTAIAVCRMLDRNRQSSMADLYRALPLTYGTPTMSPHCDDDKKYGVVDRVVADFQAMKAGGEIFAGQKIVDLITVNGVRVVAEDGTWGLVRASSNKPELVVVVESPVSAERRLQMFEAVDGVLRRSPEVGPYNQTF, encoded by the coding sequence TTGACCTTCAGGATTGTCGCCGAAGCCAAGCCCAATACGTTCGCCTTCGAGACGTCGGCGCTCGTCAAGCCATCCGGCTTTCGTGAATATGACGCGCGCTGGTGGCTCGGCCATCCAGGCTCGACGCAGCAGCCGGAACTCAACCTCGTCGGCGTGCAGGCGCTGGGCATGGGGTTGGGCACGCTGATTCGCCGGCTGGGAGCCGGTCCCTATATCGTCACCGGCCATGATTTCCGATCTTATTCGCTTTCCATCAAGCTTGCCCTGATCTCCGGCTTGATGGCGGCGGGCGCACGCGTCAAGGACATCGGACTGGCCTTATCGCCCATGGCTTATTTCGCGCAGTTTGCGCTCGACACGCCGTCGGTCGCCATGGTCACGGCTTCCCACAATGAGAACGGCTGGACCGGCGTGAAGATGGGCGCGCAGAGGCCGCTGACCTTCGGCCCGGAGGAGATGAGCGCGCTGAAGGCAATCGTCCTGTCGGGCGACTTCGATCTGGTAGGCGGCGGCAGCTACGAGTTCGTGGCCGATTTCCGCGCGGCCTATATCGACGATCTTGTTGCCGGGGGCCGCATCGCGCGCAGGCTCAAGGTGGTGGCGGCATGTGGCAACGGCACTGCCGGCGCATTTGCCCCCGAAGTTCTGGAGCGCATCGGTTGTGAAGTCATTCCGCTCGATGTCGAACTCGATCACAGCTTCCCGCGCTACAATCCAAATCCCGAAGACATGAAGATGCTGCATGCCATCCGCGACAAGGTTCTGGAGACCGGCGCGGATGTCGGTCTGGGTTTTGATGGTGATGGTGACCGCTGCGGCGTCGTCGACAATGAGGGCAACGAGATCTTCGCCGACAAGGTCGGCGTCATGCTGGCTCGCGACTTCTCGGGACAACATCCTGGCTCTACATTCGTGGTCGACGTCAAATCGACAGGCCTGTTCAACACCGATGCGGTGCTGCGCGCCAACGGAGCAAAGACCGATTACTGGAAGACCGGCCATTCCTACATCAAGCGCCGCGTCGCCGAGCTTGGCGCCATCGCCGGTTTCGAGAAGTCCGGCCATTTCTTCTTCAACCCGCCGATCGGCCGTGGTTATGACGACGGGCTGGTGACGGCCATTGCCGTGTGCCGGATGCTCGACCGCAATCGACAAAGCTCGATGGCCGACCTTTATCGCGCCTTGCCGCTGACCTACGGGACGCCGACCATGTCTCCGCATTGCGATGACGACAAGAAATATGGTGTGGTGGACAGGGTGGTGGCGGATTTCCAGGCGATGAAGGCCGGCGGCGAAATCTTCGCAGGCCAAAAGATCGTGGACCTGATCACGGTCAACGGCGTTCGGGTCGTGGCAGAAGACGGCACCTGGGGGTTGGTAAGGGCTTCATCGAACAAGCCGGAACTGGTCGTGGTGGTGGAAAGTCCGGTTTCAGCCGAAAGGCGCCTGCAGATGTTCGAAGCGGTCGATGGGGTGTTGCGGCGCAGTCCTGAAGTCGGCCCTTACAACCAGACATTCTAG
- a CDS encoding O-antigen ligase family protein: MNLPIFAINLDRDANRWSELHASAEAAGLTLHRIAAIDGRTLAQKDWTEIDLPTAQNLNGRDILPGEYACYRSHVQALETFLADGSPYGLIVEDDVLFGEDTKPRIEAIIAAVPDFDVIKLANHRMSLFLRAATTTQGDEIGRALHGPQGSAAAYLVTREGAQGLLSKLAVMTMPWDVALERFWDTGLRVYTVRRNVVRFAASSAVSGIAGPSGSYKFARFPWPSRLGAAAFRAKDQLSRLHHTFLRPPLPRETPDYARDDAPRNNFILVLASLAILAMVSTVWREADTYRVAGLALAGATIFRWFRQDLWTYSKPLIGGVGYLCLGWSLYVFIRLAIVYFGTGQLGGAEGIYLFPLLYATTGFSLLLFARRPAQLVLWFMILSLVFLAADTGYSDILHGIKPDARLFNNPIHAAVAAGFIFLCTLQFIAHTAQRTDLSGSARAWHWALSAAVLLFALVNIIALRSKGVWLAVALALLVLAVMALARGHRRELLVGSGVLAVVAAGVVATHNLFWSTAGDTMIFVKTLVSDTFSQGLGKAISAAIASDTTPLGAKERLMLWADAIEVWKRHPIFGASSAWLTEWESRTYHPSIHDIFHNGYLEIAVRYGVVGLAFFAFLYIWSSRQVVLAVRAKLVAPAAWSCFISTLVFFAITILSNSNNRLAIGESFMWVAAAFGFYCFYLRQQKGLVEPKTYF, from the coding sequence ATGAACCTTCCGATCTTCGCCATTAACCTCGACCGTGACGCCAACCGCTGGAGCGAGTTGCATGCCAGTGCCGAAGCGGCTGGCCTGACCTTGCATCGCATCGCTGCAATCGACGGCCGCACGCTTGCCCAAAAAGACTGGACGGAGATCGATCTTCCAACCGCGCAGAATTTGAACGGGCGCGACATTCTGCCAGGCGAATATGCCTGCTATCGCAGCCACGTCCAGGCGCTGGAAACGTTCCTCGCCGACGGCAGCCCGTATGGCCTGATCGTCGAGGACGATGTCCTGTTCGGCGAGGACACGAAACCGCGCATCGAAGCCATCATCGCCGCGGTGCCGGATTTCGACGTCATCAAACTCGCCAACCATCGCATGAGCCTGTTCCTGCGCGCCGCCACGACGACGCAAGGCGACGAGATCGGCCGCGCGCTACATGGCCCGCAGGGTTCAGCCGCCGCCTATCTGGTGACCCGGGAAGGAGCACAAGGGCTGCTTTCGAAGCTCGCGGTGATGACCATGCCGTGGGACGTCGCCCTCGAACGGTTCTGGGACACCGGCCTTCGGGTCTATACGGTGCGCCGCAACGTCGTGCGCTTTGCCGCGTCGAGCGCGGTCTCCGGCATTGCCGGTCCGTCGGGCAGCTACAAATTCGCACGTTTTCCGTGGCCGAGCCGATTGGGTGCCGCCGCGTTCCGGGCCAAGGATCAGCTCAGCCGCCTGCATCACACGTTCTTGAGGCCGCCGCTGCCGCGCGAAACGCCGGACTACGCCAGAGACGACGCGCCGCGCAATAACTTCATACTGGTGCTTGCGTCCCTCGCTATTCTGGCCATGGTGTCCACGGTATGGCGCGAGGCCGACACCTACCGCGTCGCGGGCCTGGCGCTTGCCGGGGCTACGATTTTTCGCTGGTTCAGGCAGGACCTTTGGACCTACAGCAAACCGCTGATCGGCGGTGTCGGCTATCTGTGCCTGGGTTGGTCGCTTTATGTCTTCATCCGGCTGGCGATCGTCTATTTCGGCACGGGCCAGCTGGGCGGCGCCGAAGGCATCTATCTGTTTCCGCTGCTCTACGCGACGACCGGTTTCTCTCTCTTGCTGTTCGCCCGACGCCCCGCACAGCTGGTGCTCTGGTTCATGATCCTGAGCCTGGTCTTCCTGGCTGCCGACACGGGCTACTCGGACATTCTGCACGGCATCAAGCCGGACGCACGGCTGTTCAACAACCCCATCCATGCGGCGGTGGCCGCTGGTTTCATCTTCCTGTGCACACTGCAGTTCATCGCCCATACAGCGCAAAGAACGGACCTGAGCGGCAGCGCCAGGGCTTGGCACTGGGCACTTTCGGCGGCTGTGTTGCTGTTTGCCCTCGTCAACATCATCGCGCTGCGCTCGAAAGGCGTCTGGCTCGCCGTCGCCCTTGCGCTCCTCGTACTGGCAGTGATGGCCCTTGCCAGAGGCCATCGCCGCGAATTGCTGGTCGGGTCTGGCGTGCTGGCGGTCGTGGCAGCCGGCGTTGTCGCCACGCACAACCTCTTCTGGTCCACCGCAGGCGATACCATGATCTTCGTCAAGACCTTGGTTTCAGATACTTTCAGCCAAGGCCTGGGCAAGGCGATTTCCGCTGCCATCGCGAGCGACACAACGCCCCTTGGCGCCAAGGAACGGCTGATGTTGTGGGCCGATGCGATTGAGGTCTGGAAACGTCATCCGATCTTCGGCGCAAGTTCGGCCTGGCTCACCGAATGGGAGAGCAGGACCTATCATCCCAGCATCCACGACATCTTCCACAACGGTTATCTGGAAATCGCCGTGCGCTACGGTGTGGTCGGATTGGCGTTCTTTGCGTTTCTCTACATCTGGTCGTCCAGGCAGGTCGTGCTAGCCGTGCGCGCCAAGCTCGTCGCCCCGGCGGCGTGGTCGTGTTTCATCTCGACCTTGGTCTTCTTCGCCATCACCATCCTCAGCAATTCGAACAACCGGCTGGCGATCGGCGAGTCCTTCATGTGGGTTGCCGCCGCCTTCGGCTTCTATTGTTTTTATCTTCGCCAGCAAAAGGGCCTGGTCGAGCCGAAGACCTATTTCTAG
- a CDS encoding YMGG-like glycine zipper-containing protein, which produces MRLHTSIAAILMTVALAGCETSEQGQRAGTGALIGGAGGALVGQAIGRDTKSTLIGAGAGALLGAAVGSSTTPQRRGQEMCRYQDRSGRIYTAPCDDRYYNGDY; this is translated from the coding sequence ATGCGACTTCATACATCTATCGCCGCCATTCTGATGACAGTCGCGCTTGCCGGCTGCGAAACGTCGGAACAAGGCCAGCGCGCCGGTACCGGTGCGTTGATCGGCGGTGCCGGCGGCGCACTGGTCGGCCAGGCGATCGGCCGCGACACCAAGAGCACGCTGATCGGCGCGGGCGCCGGCGCGCTGCTTGGCGCGGCCGTCGGTTCGTCCACCACGCCGCAGCGCCGTGGCCAGGAAATGTGCCGCTATCAGGACCGTTCCGGCCGCATCTACACCGCGCCGTGCGACGATCGCTATTACAACGGCGATTACTGA
- a CDS encoding ABC transporter ATP-binding protein: MANAQTVLDVRDLKVRFRTLDGAVEAVKGININVKAGETVAVVGESGSGKSQTMMAAMGLLASNGEATGAVDYRGANLLAMKKGELNKVRGRKISMIFQEPMTSLDPLYSIGNQLMEPIRRHRGLSAAAAREEALKLLRLVHIPDPERRLKSYPHEMSGGQRQRVMIAMALANDPDILIADEPTTALDVTIQAQILVLLAELQKKLGMAIVFITHDLGIVRRFADRVYVMRSGEVVEEGEAASLFANPQHAYTKMLLAAEPTGRKAPPAPDAPVLLEGRKVEVTFKIGGGFLAGDPVVLRAVDDISIRLKRNQTIGIVGESGSGKSTLGRALLRLLPSEGQIRFGGNDISGADKQAMRPLRRELQLVFQDPFGSLSPRMTVGQIITEGLLVHEPALSGKERDKRAVEALKEVGLDPIMRNRYPHEFSGGQRQRIAIARAMILKPKVVVLDEPTSALDRSVQKQIVELLRKLQADHDLSYLFISHDLAVVRAMADYIIVMKQGKIVEEGPTEAIFDHPAEKYTQTLMAAAIDSTHFRASA, translated from the coding sequence ATGGCCAACGCGCAAACCGTTCTCGACGTTCGCGACCTCAAGGTCCGCTTCCGCACGCTCGACGGCGCCGTCGAGGCCGTCAAGGGCATCAACATCAACGTCAAGGCCGGCGAGACTGTCGCGGTCGTCGGCGAGTCAGGCTCCGGCAAGAGCCAGACCATGATGGCGGCAATGGGCCTGCTCGCCTCCAATGGCGAGGCGACTGGCGCCGTCGACTACCGCGGCGCCAACCTGCTCGCCATGAAAAAGGGCGAGCTCAACAAGGTGCGCGGTCGCAAGATCAGCATGATCTTCCAGGAGCCGATGACATCGCTCGATCCGCTCTACTCGATCGGCAATCAGCTGATGGAGCCGATCCGCCGCCATCGGGGCCTGAGCGCCGCTGCGGCGCGCGAGGAAGCGCTGAAACTCCTGCGCCTCGTTCATATTCCCGACCCGGAACGGCGGCTGAAATCCTATCCGCACGAAATGTCGGGCGGCCAGCGCCAGCGCGTCATGATTGCGATGGCGCTGGCGAACGATCCCGACATCCTGATCGCCGACGAACCGACGACGGCGCTCGACGTCACCATCCAGGCGCAGATCCTGGTGTTGCTCGCCGAGCTCCAGAAGAAGCTCGGCATGGCCATCGTCTTCATCACGCATGACCTCGGCATCGTGCGGCGTTTCGCTGACCGCGTTTACGTGATGCGCTCGGGCGAGGTGGTGGAAGAGGGCGAGGCGGCCTCGCTGTTCGCCAATCCGCAGCATGCGTACACCAAAATGTTGCTGGCGGCCGAGCCGACTGGACGCAAGGCGCCGCCCGCGCCCGACGCTCCCGTGCTTCTGGAGGGCCGCAAGGTCGAGGTGACGTTCAAGATCGGCGGCGGCTTCCTGGCGGGCGATCCCGTGGTGTTGCGCGCGGTGGACGACATTTCCATTCGCCTGAAACGCAACCAGACCATCGGCATTGTCGGCGAGTCCGGTTCAGGCAAGTCGACGCTGGGCCGCGCCCTCTTGCGACTTCTGCCCAGCGAAGGGCAGATCCGCTTTGGCGGCAATGACATTTCCGGCGCCGACAAACAGGCTATGCGGCCGCTACGCCGCGAACTGCAACTGGTGTTCCAGGACCCGTTCGGCTCGCTGTCGCCGCGCATGACGGTTGGCCAGATCATTACCGAGGGGCTTTTGGTGCACGAGCCGGCGCTGTCGGGCAAGGAGCGCGACAAGCGCGCCGTCGAGGCGCTGAAGGAGGTCGGGCTCGATCCGATCATGCGCAACCGCTATCCGCACGAATTTTCGGGTGGCCAGCGCCAACGCATCGCTATCGCACGCGCCATGATCCTCAAACCCAAGGTGGTGGTGCTGGACGAGCCGACCTCGGCGCTCGACCGGTCGGTGCAGAAGCAGATCGTCGAATTGCTGCGCAAGCTGCAGGCCGACCACGACCTGTCCTATCTGTTCATCAGCCACGACCTGGCGGTGGTGCGCGCCATGGCCGACTACATCATCGTCATGAAACAGGGCAAGATCGTCGAGGAAGGACCGACCGAGGCGATCTTCGATCATCCGGCCGAAAAATACACCCAGACGCTGATGGCCGCCGCGATCGACTCGACGCATTTCAGGGCGAGCGCTTGA
- a CDS encoding ABC transporter permease codes for MTDIAATSAPHVAGRSLWGDAWARLKANRAAMFSLCYLIVMGVVCIAGPWFVPHDYTAIYSDYVRTAPSLSAYPKEDMVKSALGDVVKRMRVDIKEMKQDGDTLAVTLTSPKPIDERYLRYLDRSDTFEGASITSKSADGTEMVVATRVKQQYFLFGTDNIGRDLLSRTLMAGRISLAIGLLAGVVAVVIGVLYGATAGFAGGKVDEVMMRIVDVLYSLPFIFFVIMLVVFFGRNFVLMFLAVGAVLWLDMARIVRGQALSIRRQEYVQAAEALGVRQGGILIRHVIPNLLGPVVIYMTLLVPQVIILESFLSFLGLGVQEPMTSWGVLISAGAKNIGTANWLLLFPAFFLVSTLFALNFVGDGLRDALDPKDR; via the coding sequence ATGACTGATATCGCAGCCACCTCCGCCCCGCATGTCGCCGGGCGTTCGCTCTGGGGCGATGCCTGGGCGCGTCTCAAGGCCAACCGCGCGGCCATGTTCAGCCTCTGCTACCTGATCGTAATGGGCGTCGTCTGCATCGCCGGTCCGTGGTTCGTGCCGCACGACTACACCGCCATCTACTCCGACTATGTGCGCACGGCTCCCAGCCTGTCGGCCTATCCGAAGGAGGATATGGTCAAGTCGGCGCTCGGCGACGTCGTCAAGCGCATGCGCGTCGACATCAAGGAGATGAAGCAGGATGGCGACACCCTTGCCGTCACGCTGACCTCGCCGAAGCCGATCGACGAGCGCTATCTGCGCTATCTCGACCGCTCCGACACGTTCGAGGGCGCATCGATCACCAGCAAATCCGCCGACGGCACCGAGATGGTGGTGGCCACCAGGGTGAAGCAGCAATATTTCCTGTTCGGCACCGACAATATCGGCCGCGACTTGCTTTCGCGTACGCTGATGGCCGGACGCATCTCGCTGGCCATCGGCCTGCTCGCCGGCGTCGTTGCCGTCGTCATCGGCGTGCTCTACGGCGCGACCGCCGGTTTTGCCGGCGGCAAGGTCGACGAGGTGATGATGCGCATCGTCGATGTGCTCTATTCCTTGCCGTTCATCTTCTTCGTCATCATGCTGGTGGTGTTTTTCGGGCGCAATTTCGTGCTGATGTTCCTGGCCGTTGGCGCGGTGTTGTGGCTGGACATGGCCCGCATCGTGCGCGGGCAGGCGCTGTCCATCCGCCGGCAGGAATATGTCCAGGCCGCCGAGGCTCTGGGCGTGCGGCAAGGCGGCATTCTGATCCGCCATGTCATCCCCAACCTGCTCGGCCCGGTCGTCATCTACATGACGCTGCTGGTGCCGCAGGTCATCATCCTGGAAAGCTTCCTGTCGTTCCTCGGTCTTGGCGTGCAGGAGCCGATGACGAGCTGGGGCGTGCTCATTTCGGCGGGCGCCAAGAACATCGGCACCGCCAACTGGCTGCTTTTGTTCCCCGCCTTCTTCCTGGTCTCGACGCTGTTCGCGCTGAACTTCGTTGGTGACGGCCTGCGCGATGCGCTCGACCCGAAGGATCGCTGA
- a CDS encoding ABC transporter permease subunit — translation MLLYVFRRLLTAIPTLFVIVTLAFFLIRVAPGGPFNQERGLNPVIQANLEAQFGLNDPLWKQYLNYINNLLHGSFGPSYNLPDFTVGELFAKGLPISIQLGSSALILALILGSILGITAALNQNKVGDYAVIALATAGSTIPTFVIAPLIQLVFGLSWKLLPIGGWGDGALVNKIGPVLTLALPQIAIVARLMRGSMIESLRSHHIRTARALGLSDWSVVVKHALRGALLPIVSYAGPAAAALLTGSIVVETIFSIPGVGRYFVDAALNRDYTLVMGTVVVIAIFTIIFNLIVDILYAVVDPRVRYD, via the coding sequence ATGCTGCTTTATGTGTTCAGGCGGTTGCTGACCGCCATCCCGACGCTATTCGTGATTGTCACGCTGGCGTTTTTCCTGATCAGGGTCGCTCCTGGCGGGCCCTTCAACCAGGAGCGTGGGCTGAACCCCGTGATCCAGGCCAATCTGGAAGCCCAGTTCGGCCTCAATGATCCGCTCTGGAAACAATATCTCAACTATATCAATAATTTGCTGCATGGTAGTTTCGGGCCGAGCTACAATCTGCCCGACTTCACGGTGGGCGAACTCTTCGCCAAGGGCCTGCCGATTTCGATCCAGCTCGGCTCCTCGGCGCTGATCCTGGCGCTGATCCTGGGCTCCATTCTCGGCATCACGGCCGCGCTGAACCAGAACAAGGTCGGCGACTATGCGGTGATCGCGCTGGCCACCGCCGGTTCCACCATCCCTACCTTCGTCATCGCGCCGCTGATCCAGCTAGTCTTCGGGCTGAGTTGGAAGCTGCTGCCGATCGGCGGCTGGGGCGATGGCGCACTCGTCAACAAGATCGGCCCGGTGCTGACGTTGGCGCTGCCGCAGATCGCCATTGTGGCCCGCCTGATGCGCGGCTCGATGATCGAGTCGCTGCGCTCGCACCATATCCGCACCGCCCGCGCGCTCGGCCTTTCCGACTGGTCGGTGGTGGTCAAGCACGCCCTGCGCGGCGCGCTGTTGCCGATCGTCTCTTATGCGGGGCCTGCCGCGGCGGCTCTGCTCACCGGCTCGATCGTCGTCGAGACCATCTTCTCGATCCCGGGTGTCGGCCGTTACTTCGTCGATGCGGCACTGAACCGCGACTACACGCTGGTCATGGGCACGGTGGTGGTGATCGCCATCTTCACCATCATCTTCAACCTCATCGTCGATATTCTTTACGCCGTGGTCGATCCGAGGGTGCGCTATGACTGA
- a CDS encoding peptide ABC transporter substrate-binding protein: protein MLKNMLKATVFATTFALAGGAFHAAAYAEVVYNRGSAAEPETVDPHKTSTVYEAHVLRDLFEGLVMQDAKAGLIPGAAESWTVSDDGKTYTFKLRKDGVWSDGTPVTSEDFVYAFHRLEDPKTGAEYASMLYPVANAEEVNKGKAKPEEMGVKAIDANTLQITLKAPTPYFLEMLTHQATYPINKASFEKLGAEWVKPGKLVSNGAYTLAEWVPNDHIKMVKNPKFHDAASVKIDVVNFIPTEDRSSAMKRFEAGEMDSYDDLPTEQLPDLKAKFGDQIRVAPYLGTYYYAIKTDKKPWDNPELRNAISMAIDRDFLAEKVWNNSMFPGYSMVPPGIKGYTPAMAKFAEMSQIDREDAAKKILEKLGYSPSNPLKMEIRYNTSENHKNTAVAIQEQLKPLGVEVTLLNTDTKTHYAFLQEKGNYDVARAAWIADYQDPETFLGITRKDSGNNYSSYNSPKFEDAMNKAAADGGKPELRMKDLAEAERIMIDDVGQIPLLYYSFHNIVSPKLHGFEDNVMDVHPSRFISKD, encoded by the coding sequence ATGCTGAAAAACATGCTGAAGGCGACAGTGTTCGCCACCACCTTCGCTTTGGCTGGCGGCGCCTTCCACGCGGCCGCCTATGCCGAAGTCGTCTATAACCGCGGCAGCGCCGCCGAGCCGGAAACGGTCGATCCGCACAAGACCTCGACCGTCTATGAAGCGCATGTGCTGCGCGACCTGTTCGAAGGCCTGGTCATGCAGGATGCCAAGGCCGGGCTCATTCCGGGCGCCGCCGAAAGCTGGACGGTTTCCGACGACGGCAAGACCTATACGTTCAAGCTGCGCAAGGACGGCGTGTGGTCGGACGGCACCCCGGTAACGTCCGAAGATTTCGTCTATGCCTTCCACCGCCTGGAAGATCCCAAGACCGGCGCTGAATACGCCTCCATGCTCTATCCGGTCGCCAATGCCGAGGAAGTCAACAAGGGCAAGGCCAAGCCGGAGGAAATGGGCGTCAAGGCGATCGATGCCAACACGCTCCAGATCACGCTGAAGGCACCGACCCCGTACTTCCTGGAGATGCTGACCCACCAGGCGACCTACCCGATCAACAAGGCATCGTTCGAAAAGCTGGGCGCCGAGTGGGTGAAGCCGGGCAAGCTGGTTTCCAACGGCGCCTACACGCTGGCCGAATGGGTACCGAACGACCATATCAAGATGGTCAAGAACCCGAAGTTCCATGATGCCGCCAGCGTCAAGATCGATGTGGTCAACTTCATCCCGACCGAGGACCGCTCCTCGGCGATGAAGCGCTTCGAAGCCGGCGAAATGGACAGCTATGACGATCTGCCGACCGAGCAGCTGCCTGACCTGAAGGCGAAGTTCGGCGACCAGATCCGCGTCGCGCCGTATCTCGGCACCTATTATTACGCCATCAAGACCGACAAGAAGCCGTGGGACAATCCGGAACTGCGCAACGCCATCTCGATGGCGATCGACCGCGACTTCCTGGCCGAGAAGGTCTGGAACAACTCCATGTTCCCTGGCTATTCGATGGTCCCGCCCGGCATCAAGGGCTACACGCCGGCGATGGCCAAGTTCGCCGAGATGTCGCAGATCGACCGCGAGGATGCGGCAAAGAAGATCCTGGAGAAGCTGGGCTACAGCCCGAGCAATCCGCTGAAGATGGAAATCCGCTACAACACTTCGGAGAACCACAAGAACACCGCGGTCGCCATTCAGGAACAGCTGAAGCCGCTGGGCGTCGAGGTGACGCTGCTTAACACCGACACCAAGACCCACTACGCCTTCCTCCAGGAGAAGGGCAATTACGACGTCGCCCGCGCTGCCTGGATCGCCGACTATCAGGATCCGGAAACCTTCCTCGGCATCACCCGCAAGGACAGCGGCAACAACTATTCGAGCTACAACAGCCCGAAGTTCGAGGATGCCATGAACAAGGCAGCCGCCGATGGCGGCAAGCCTGAGCTGCGCATGAAGGATCTCGCCGAGGCCGAACGCATCATGATCGACGACGTCGGCCAGATCCCGCTGCTCTACTACAGCTTCCACAACATCGTTTCGCCGAAGCTGCACGGCTTCGAAGACAACGTGATGGACGTTCATCCGTCGCGCTTCATCAGCAAGGACTGA
- a CDS encoding TadE/TadG family type IV pilus assembly protein, translated as MHSIRGTSALKIRSILSRWKVDGKGTSAVEFAFLAPLFILFVLGIVAYGIYFGASHSVQQLAADAARTAIGGANQTERQSLVTTFLANNAAGYPFVDSTKLTVLAQDSKADGSQFVVTVSYDARNLPIWNLLSGLPLPGTTISRQSTIRVGGI; from the coding sequence ATGCATAGTATACGAGGAACTTCAGCTTTAAAAATTCGTTCGATACTTTCGAGATGGAAAGTTGATGGCAAAGGCACGTCAGCGGTAGAATTTGCTTTTCTTGCGCCACTCTTCATCCTGTTTGTACTCGGAATAGTTGCATATGGCATCTACTTCGGCGCGAGCCATTCGGTGCAACAGCTGGCGGCCGATGCGGCCAGAACCGCCATAGGCGGGGCCAATCAGACCGAGCGACAGTCGCTCGTCACCACCTTCCTTGCCAACAATGCGGCCGGCTATCCCTTCGTGGACAGCACCAAGCTCACGGTCCTAGCGCAGGACAGCAAAGCCGACGGCAGCCAGTTCGTCGTTACCGTCAGCTATGACGCGCGCAACCTGCCGATCTGGAATCTGCTGTCCGGCCTGCCATTGCCGGGAACCACCATTTCCCGCCAATCAACGATCCGCGTCGGGGGGATATGA